Proteins from a genomic interval of Zingiber officinale cultivar Zhangliang chromosome 2A, Zo_v1.1, whole genome shotgun sequence:
- the LOC122039899 gene encoding protein BIG GRAIN 1-like — translation MERWAKDRSPNRHRSRSFSATLLAAIDRSIDESDGGGDPDSSTAPAYRSTAKLKRDPASLPGRSDCGGRSFSSSSYDLDLMAIRPIRTTASLPPTPRGTSTAASHRQEAKKLISTQSKVPNSGRRKEPSSPGARLAGFLNFLFADSAAGKPRKPKSKSVSGDGEASTCSCASSSFSRRCQAKTSSTGGQPASVGITLDVRRRGCEGDKASWVTSAEEAKGKGKVREAVRKKVEELLRREAKEEEATSDSSSDLFELEDLTVPRGRGHDKERTR, via the coding sequence ATGGAAAGATGGGCGAAGGATCGGTCACCCAACCGTCACCGGAGCCGGTCCTTCTCCGCAACGCTGCTCGCCGCCATCGACCGGTCCATCGATGAGTCCGACGGAGGCGGAGATCCCGACTCCTCCACCGCTCCGGCCTACCGATCCACCGCGAAGCTGAAGCGCGATCCGGCGAGCTTACCCGGTAGATCCGACTGCGGCGGTCGCTCGTTCTCCTCTTCGTCCTACGATCTGGATTTGATGGCGATAAGGCCAATCCGAACCACGGCCTCCCTTCCTCCTACGCCGCGGGGTACCTCGACGGCGGCGTCCCACAGGCAGGAGGCGAAGAAATTGATCTCGACCCAGAGTAAGGTTCCGAACTCGGGGCGACGGAAGGAGCCATCATCGCCAGGGGCACGCCTGGCCGGCTTCCTGAACTTCCTCTTCGCCGATTCCGCCGCAGGGAAGCCGAGGAAGCCAAAATCCAAGAGTGTATCCGGCGACGGCGAAGCGTCGACTTGCTCCTGTGCGTCGTCGTCTTTCTCCCGGAGGTGCCAGGCCAAGACGTCGTCGACGGGGGGACAGCCGGCATCAGTTGGCATTACGCTGGACGTCCGGCGGAGAGGGTGCGAGGGCGATAAAGCCTCATGGGTGACGTCGGCGGAGGAGGCGAAGGGGAAGGGGAAAGTGAGAGAGGCGGTGCGGAAGAAGGTGGAGGAGCTCTTGAGGagggaagcaaaggaagaggaggCGACGAGCGACTCGAGCTCTGATCTGTTTGAGCTGGAGGATCTGACGGTTCCCAGAGGAAGAGGCCACGACAAGGAGCGTACCAGATGA